The following proteins are encoded in a genomic region of Sorangiineae bacterium MSr12523:
- a CDS encoding helix-turn-helix transcriptional regulator, whose product MSSLGYAFGDFRFDPTPRTLLLADEPVRLGTRAFDILRVLLEHAGTVVTADELMARVWPDVVVDETNLRVQIGILRKVLARGEQGPRAIETVPRGYRFTLPVSPWDSSLAEPPSSELATHNLPALLATTIGRTETITLLTDTLAEQRLVTVTGPGGIGKTTVAIAVAHRCLPRFSHGVCFVDFSALSDAQFVASAIASALGIGVLANDPLAGLLSYLRGKQMLLLLDTCEHVVESVSRLVEALLSHLPELRILATSREVLRATGEWAHRLRPLSHPSHTDGLNATDALAYPAVDLFVQRARAGVNRFELQDDDAAIVAAICRRLDGMPLAIEFAAARVGELGLREIAARLDDRFGVLVQGRRTALPRHKTLAATLDWSYHLLPPEEQTMLEQLSVFRGAFTADAAVAVAGIADEQSEEAARLDALTCLSNLFAKSLVTADIGAEVPLYRLLDTTRAFAAEKLAAAGDGESEAVAWRHARYVLSALRAAELEWEGSDPKLWADRHRYLIDDLRGALNWATSVTGDDVLSAKLIADSSLLWISLSLLDEYRRRLESIFERLTAGTVYIDPAISIRLWDVFGHTILHTTGNMETATIAFRAALEAAQRVGLVDAELRVLWGLHVCLTHNGEYRESLATLNRFGSVAAKLDDPGASLTYRRMAALVYHYAGDQAAARIHTEHLLAHASNPACKVRHRGVQHDVRAGARKMLALILWLQGFPEQARARVLESVELSRSLGQAIPLCFSLAIGAIPIAFWMGDRAAAEEFTASLLTCSLEHSMSMWQTYAESYQAILQGNADTLPEPHVGMHLLEIMATVDPSHASEAVLARADEGRAGWCAPELLRIRASRILEQGGAERESKAEAILHTSLDIARRQQALSWELRTATTLAELWHRQGRSAEAYALLSAVHGRFTEGFETADLIRAASVLRDASRS is encoded by the coding sequence TTGAGCTCCCTTGGCTATGCCTTTGGCGATTTCCGCTTCGATCCCACGCCGCGCACGTTGCTGTTGGCCGACGAGCCCGTTCGCCTCGGAACCCGTGCCTTCGACATCCTTCGGGTGTTGCTCGAACACGCTGGCACCGTCGTGACCGCCGACGAACTGATGGCCCGCGTATGGCCGGACGTCGTCGTCGACGAGACGAATCTGCGCGTTCAAATCGGGATTCTTCGCAAGGTGCTCGCCCGCGGAGAGCAAGGACCGCGCGCCATCGAGACGGTGCCTCGGGGCTACCGGTTTACGCTGCCCGTCTCGCCATGGGACAGCTCGCTCGCCGAGCCTCCGTCCAGCGAGCTTGCCACGCACAATCTGCCCGCCCTGCTCGCGACCACCATAGGGCGCACGGAAACGATCACGCTGCTCACGGACACGCTGGCCGAGCAGCGCCTGGTCACCGTCACGGGGCCGGGTGGCATCGGCAAAACGACCGTGGCCATCGCGGTGGCCCACCGGTGTCTGCCGCGCTTTTCGCACGGAGTCTGCTTCGTCGACTTCTCGGCGCTTTCCGATGCGCAGTTCGTGGCCAGCGCGATCGCCTCGGCGCTCGGCATCGGCGTGCTGGCGAACGATCCCCTTGCCGGCTTGCTTTCCTATCTGCGTGGGAAGCAGATGCTCCTTCTCCTGGACACATGCGAGCACGTCGTGGAGTCCGTCTCACGGCTCGTGGAGGCATTGCTCTCGCATCTTCCGGAGCTCCGCATTCTCGCGACCAGCCGCGAAGTCCTGCGCGCAACCGGAGAATGGGCGCATCGGCTTCGGCCCCTGTCCCACCCGTCCCACACCGACGGGTTGAACGCGACCGACGCGCTCGCGTATCCCGCGGTGGACCTATTCGTCCAGCGTGCGCGGGCAGGCGTCAATCGATTCGAGCTGCAAGATGACGACGCGGCCATCGTCGCGGCGATCTGCCGCCGGCTCGACGGGATGCCGCTCGCCATCGAGTTTGCAGCGGCCAGGGTCGGGGAACTCGGCCTGCGCGAGATCGCGGCCCGACTGGACGACCGATTCGGCGTGCTGGTCCAAGGCCGGCGAACGGCCCTTCCGCGGCACAAGACGCTCGCGGCGACCTTGGACTGGAGCTACCACCTGCTGCCGCCCGAGGAGCAGACGATGCTGGAGCAGCTCTCCGTCTTTCGGGGCGCGTTCACCGCAGACGCGGCCGTCGCCGTGGCAGGCATCGCCGACGAACAAAGCGAAGAAGCGGCGCGATTGGACGCGCTGACGTGCCTCTCCAATCTTTTTGCCAAGTCGTTGGTGACGGCCGATATCGGCGCGGAAGTACCGCTTTATCGATTGCTCGATACGACCCGCGCATTTGCCGCTGAAAAACTCGCCGCCGCGGGCGATGGCGAATCGGAGGCGGTCGCGTGGCGCCATGCGAGGTATGTACTTTCCGCCCTTCGGGCTGCGGAGCTCGAATGGGAGGGCTCGGACCCCAAGCTCTGGGCCGACCGCCATCGATACTTGATCGACGATCTTCGCGGCGCGCTCAATTGGGCCACCTCCGTGACCGGCGATGATGTCCTCAGTGCAAAGCTCATCGCAGATTCTTCGCTGCTTTGGATTTCGCTTTCACTGCTCGACGAATACAGACGCCGCTTGGAAAGCATCTTCGAGCGGCTCACGGCGGGGACCGTCTACATCGATCCCGCCATTTCGATTCGCCTCTGGGACGTGTTCGGGCACACCATATTGCATACGACCGGCAACATGGAGACCGCCACCATAGCCTTTCGCGCAGCGCTCGAAGCCGCGCAGCGAGTAGGTCTCGTCGATGCGGAGCTCCGGGTGCTCTGGGGATTGCACGTTTGCCTCACGCACAACGGTGAGTATCGGGAGTCCCTTGCGACATTGAATCGATTCGGCTCCGTGGCCGCGAAGCTCGATGATCCGGGGGCCTCGCTCACCTACCGGAGAATGGCCGCTCTCGTGTATCATTACGCGGGAGACCAGGCGGCAGCGCGCATCCACACGGAGCACTTGCTCGCGCATGCGAGCAATCCGGCATGCAAAGTTCGCCATCGCGGGGTCCAACACGATGTGCGCGCCGGGGCTCGAAAGATGCTCGCGCTCATTCTCTGGCTACAAGGCTTTCCCGAGCAGGCGCGCGCACGCGTTCTCGAATCGGTCGAGCTTTCGCGGTCCCTCGGTCAGGCCATTCCATTGTGCTTCTCCCTGGCCATTGGCGCCATTCCCATCGCATTCTGGATGGGTGACCGTGCGGCTGCCGAAGAATTCACGGCGTCGCTTCTCACGTGCTCTCTGGAGCATTCGATGTCCATGTGGCAGACGTACGCGGAAAGCTATCAAGCCATCTTGCAGGGAAATGCGGATACGCTTCCCGAGCCGCACGTGGGGATGCATCTTTTGGAAATCATGGCGACGGTGGACCCATCTCACGCGAGCGAAGCCGTCCTCGCGCGGGCGGATGAAGGTCGCGCCGGATGGTGTGCGCCCGAGCTGCTCCGCATCCGTGCCTCGCGCATTCTCGAGCAAGGCGGTGCAGAGCGGGAATCCAAGGCCGAGGCCATACTCCACACGTCACTCGACATCGCGCGGCGGCAGCAGGCCTTGTCCTGGGAGCTCCGAACGGCAACGACACTTGCGGAGTTATGGCATCGTCAGGGCCGGAGCGCCGAGGCGTATGCGCTGCTCTCCGCGGTTCATGGGCGTTTCACCGAAGGCTTCGAAACGGCCGACTTGATTCGCGCCGCCTCCGTTCTTCGGGATGCCTCTCGTTCGTAG
- a CDS encoding TylF/MycF family methyltransferase, with translation MNAIRKLLEPDPIGTFRRILEGFTAWYAQLDGDKKKACQRHGFYLNEQLSDFARELPEATLAVIAGLMKAANRSNPLFKVSFAFDPLNAKFGVKDAYPFIARENVVRGLMANVEQSNNIQHLLSQVLLLDVPGHVVELGCHEGITALLMKMTMASFQSTKPLWVFDSFEGLPAPCPEDGEFTHAGMMAATQQSLIENFVRMELEPPNIVAGWFDDTLRSQLPAEVAFAHLDGDLYSSIQVSLREVYPRLARNAIVVIDDYVDERLQPGVVNPYPGVKRACDEFFADKPEKVEPLWANWKGHAYFRKL, from the coding sequence ATGAATGCGATTCGAAAGTTGCTCGAACCCGATCCCATTGGCACGTTTCGTCGAATTCTCGAAGGCTTTACGGCCTGGTATGCGCAGCTCGATGGCGACAAGAAAAAGGCTTGCCAGCGCCACGGCTTCTACCTGAACGAACAATTGTCCGATTTCGCGCGGGAGCTGCCCGAAGCGACCCTCGCCGTGATCGCTGGCCTGATGAAGGCCGCAAATCGGTCGAATCCGCTTTTCAAGGTGTCATTCGCCTTCGACCCGCTCAATGCCAAGTTCGGGGTCAAAGACGCGTATCCCTTCATCGCGCGGGAGAACGTCGTTCGCGGTCTCATGGCCAATGTGGAGCAGAGCAACAACATTCAGCACCTGCTCTCGCAAGTTCTCTTGCTCGATGTGCCCGGGCACGTGGTGGAGCTGGGATGCCACGAGGGGATCACGGCGCTTCTCATGAAGATGACGATGGCCTCGTTCCAGTCCACCAAGCCATTGTGGGTCTTCGACTCCTTCGAGGGGCTGCCCGCGCCTTGCCCGGAGGATGGGGAGTTTACCCACGCGGGCATGATGGCCGCCACCCAGCAGTCGCTCATCGAGAACTTCGTACGCATGGAGCTCGAGCCGCCGAACATCGTCGCAGGGTGGTTCGATGACACATTGCGCAGCCAGTTGCCCGCCGAAGTGGCCTTTGCGCACCTCGATGGCGATTTGTATTCATCGATCCAAGTGAGTTTGCGGGAGGTCTACCCTCGGCTGGCCAGAAATGCCATCGTGGTCATCGACGACTATGTCGACGAGCGCCTTCAACCGGGCGTGGTCAACCCGTATCCCGGTGTCAAAAGAGCCTGTGACGAATTTTTCGCCGACAAACCCGAAAAGGTCGAGCCTTTATGGGCCAATTGGAAGGGACACGCGTACTTCCGAAAGCTCTGA
- a CDS encoding SAM-dependent methyltransferase produces the protein MKITLLASGTRGDVQPFVALALALQRRGHDVRVAAAQGFADMVAQSGARHVPLSADYEEIFQSEEGVRWLSAGNTFKLMQMLADMDRRIRPRMNRELLAASEGADAIIGNLVIENAAACIAEKLGVPLILGYTMPVLPNSDFPSPFFAKRMFNGRKMAGRTMNRLTHSLLETVYWQTQKKIVNGWRAELGLPPTSISMRVRLWRAGVPILHCYSTHIVPRPSDWGDANVMTGYWTMPEDMRMRACGDPSPELVRWLEAGSPPVYLGYWRLPVTDKAAMLRLAVDVANTLGIRFVIGANWTEQEIAALRVPENIFITSSVDHDWLFERCSATVHHGGAGTTAATLRAGLPMVIFPLCNDQPFWGRRITDLGVGTCMPFEQLTATRLGQALRGIQSEDVRTRARKLGEALRREDGIATAVRTIEERLPAAPILSRPAPAVSKTAFWIANFRAMETERPDALFRDPLASRLVGRESRRAARFLKYLGLGSPFWSVVIRTHIIDLFVREKVGQQRVDTVLNLGAGLDTRPYRLDLPPTLRWIEVDFSNIVDLKEERLRGEIPRCRLERVKLDISDRGARTRLFDDVAAASSKVLVLTEGVTPYFTSEQVALLAADLRARPSFRYWINDYLAPAAGSYVRRGSVLRLLKKTPIQFVPDDWFGFFHQHGWKAQDTRYLGEESKRVGRPSPVSLQDPLSSSAYVLLVPSDEERVAP, from the coding sequence ATGAAGATAACCCTGTTGGCATCGGGCACCCGCGGCGACGTGCAACCCTTCGTCGCGCTGGCGCTCGCACTGCAGCGTCGAGGCCATGACGTTCGTGTCGCCGCCGCGCAAGGCTTCGCGGATATGGTCGCCCAAAGCGGGGCGCGCCACGTTCCGCTTTCGGCCGACTACGAGGAAATTTTCCAATCGGAAGAGGGCGTGCGCTGGCTCAGCGCGGGCAACACGTTCAAGTTGATGCAGATGCTGGCGGACATGGATCGCCGGATCCGCCCTCGAATGAATCGCGAGCTCCTGGCCGCCAGCGAGGGCGCTGATGCCATCATCGGCAACTTGGTCATCGAAAATGCGGCCGCCTGCATTGCCGAAAAACTCGGCGTGCCTTTGATCCTTGGCTACACCATGCCGGTGCTGCCGAATTCGGACTTCCCCAGCCCATTCTTCGCCAAGCGGATGTTCAACGGGCGAAAGATGGCCGGGCGAACGATGAATCGACTCACGCACTCCCTCCTCGAAACGGTCTATTGGCAAACGCAGAAAAAGATCGTCAACGGCTGGAGGGCCGAGCTCGGATTGCCTCCCACGTCCATCTCGATGCGGGTGCGATTGTGGCGTGCCGGAGTGCCGATCTTGCATTGCTACAGCACGCACATCGTGCCGCGTCCGTCCGACTGGGGCGACGCGAACGTCATGACCGGCTACTGGACCATGCCGGAGGACATGCGCATGCGCGCGTGCGGCGATCCATCGCCGGAGCTCGTGCGCTGGCTGGAGGCGGGAAGCCCTCCCGTTTACCTGGGCTACTGGCGACTACCGGTGACCGACAAAGCGGCGATGTTGCGATTGGCCGTCGACGTCGCCAACACATTGGGCATTCGGTTCGTCATCGGGGCCAATTGGACGGAGCAGGAAATCGCCGCGCTTCGCGTGCCCGAGAACATCTTCATCACGAGCTCCGTGGACCACGACTGGCTCTTCGAGCGATGCAGCGCGACGGTTCATCACGGCGGGGCAGGGACCACCGCCGCCACGTTGCGCGCGGGGCTCCCCATGGTCATCTTCCCCCTTTGCAACGATCAGCCTTTTTGGGGCCGCCGCATCACCGATTTGGGTGTCGGCACGTGCATGCCCTTCGAACAGCTCACCGCGACGCGGCTCGGACAGGCGCTGCGCGGCATCCAGAGCGAGGACGTCCGCACGCGTGCGAGGAAGCTGGGCGAGGCGCTGCGCCGCGAGGACGGCATCGCCACGGCCGTTCGAACCATCGAGGAGCGGCTTCCGGCCGCGCCGATTCTTTCTCGACCGGCACCGGCCGTATCCAAAACGGCTTTTTGGATTGCCAACTTCCGCGCCATGGAAACGGAGCGCCCCGATGCCCTGTTTCGCGATCCGCTGGCAAGCCGTCTCGTCGGACGAGAGTCGCGGCGCGCCGCGCGTTTCTTGAAATACCTCGGGCTGGGAAGTCCTTTTTGGTCCGTGGTCATTCGCACCCATATCATCGACCTGTTCGTTCGTGAAAAGGTGGGGCAGCAGCGGGTCGATACGGTCCTCAACTTGGGGGCCGGCCTCGATACGCGTCCCTATCGATTGGATCTCCCGCCCACCTTGCGATGGATCGAGGTCGACTTTTCGAACATCGTCGACCTCAAAGAAGAGCGACTTCGCGGCGAAATACCGCGTTGCCGGCTCGAACGGGTCAAGCTCGACATCTCCGACAGGGGCGCCCGTACCCGCCTTTTCGACGATGTGGCCGCGGCGTCGAGCAAGGTGCTCGTTCTCACCGAGGGGGTCACCCCGTACTTTACCTCCGAGCAGGTCGCCCTCCTCGCCGCGGATTTGCGTGCGCGCCCGTCGTTTCGATATTGGATCAACGACTACCTTGCCCCCGCCGCGGGAAGCTACGTGCGGCGAGGAAGCGTCCTACGCCTGCTGAAGAAGACGCCCATTCAGTTCGTGCCCGACGATTGGTTCGGCTTCTTCCACCAGCATGGATGGAAGGCGCAGGATACCCGCTACCTCGGCGAGGAATCGAAGCGGGTAGGGCGCCCGAGCCCCGTGTCTTTGCAGGATCCATTGAGCTCTTCGGCCTACGTTTTGCTCGTTCCGAGCGATGAAGAAAGAGTTGCGCCATGA
- a CDS encoding polyprenyl synthetase family protein: MSDPASARSYASAPVSHLRARGGANADIMAEFRRRAREVDVALDRLVPRADVRPITIHAAIRHSLFAGGKRIRPLLTLAAGEALGAPAQALMPVACAMEMIHAASLIHDDLPAMDNADVRRGRPTCHREFGEAVAILAGDALIALAFHVIANACDVLPAALSSAQAARISAELGRAVGSVQGLIAGQVIDLESEGRAGDADRVMFIHHAKTSALVVASTVAGGIVAGVDDATIAVLRRYGERIGLAFQIVDDVLDASATAEQLGKAVGRDAAAGKTTYPAIYGIEASRAMAEALVDDAIDDVRSLGVDGRWLEAIAGFVTERLS; encoded by the coding sequence GTGAGCGATCCTGCGAGCGCTCGATCCTACGCTTCCGCGCCGGTATCCCATCTTCGCGCCCGCGGCGGTGCGAACGCCGATATCATGGCGGAGTTCCGGCGTCGCGCCCGCGAGGTCGACGTCGCACTCGACCGCCTCGTTCCGCGTGCCGACGTGCGTCCGATTACCATTCACGCTGCCATACGTCATAGTCTTTTTGCCGGGGGCAAACGCATTCGGCCGCTTCTGACGCTCGCTGCGGGGGAAGCCTTGGGAGCGCCCGCGCAGGCGCTGATGCCCGTAGCGTGCGCCATGGAAATGATTCACGCGGCCAGTTTGATTCACGACGATCTGCCGGCCATGGACAATGCGGATGTGCGGCGAGGCCGTCCCACCTGCCATCGTGAATTCGGTGAAGCCGTGGCCATCCTCGCGGGCGACGCGCTCATTGCGCTCGCCTTTCACGTGATCGCGAATGCGTGCGACGTTCTGCCAGCCGCTCTGTCATCTGCTCAGGCCGCGCGCATCAGTGCGGAGCTTGGGCGTGCCGTTGGTTCGGTGCAAGGTTTGATTGCCGGTCAAGTCATCGACTTGGAATCCGAGGGTCGTGCGGGCGATGCGGATCGCGTCATGTTCATTCATCACGCGAAAACGAGCGCGCTCGTCGTCGCATCCACGGTGGCCGGCGGCATCGTCGCAGGCGTCGACGATGCAACCATTGCGGTCCTACGACGCTATGGCGAACGCATTGGTCTGGCATTCCAGATCGTGGACGACGTCCTCGATGCGTCGGCGACGGCCGAGCAACTCGGAAAGGCCGTCGGACGGGACGCGGCCGCCGGAAAAACGACGTATCCCGCGATTTACGGCATCGAGGCGTCCCGCGCGATGGCCGAGGCGCTCGTCGACGATGCCATCGACGACGTGCGATCCCTCGGCGTCGACGGCCGCTGGCTCGAGGCGATCGCAGGATTCGTCACGGAGCGATTGTCATGA
- a CDS encoding terpene synthase — protein MVTQPAAIEFRFPFPRDLSPDIERAQRHSVAWAREMGLATTDAALKWLEAWNWGRLTGHCLPTARGEDLDLATDWMTWGFLYDDQFAGPLGNRPDMVARITESMIGVLYPTPNTEKRAQHAAAHGIANILERLTPKMSAPWMARFRNHLKWFFIGVLRMTTYRDRLEGIDTQTAFEIRRFDIGMDAVLDLIEVAEGVELPEALFGTRQIQTLRQGVVDIVILQNDVFSLPKDRRQQEVNVVLAIERSEGRTPEQALERAAALVEEKVQQFLSVKAEMPALYDTLGLPEHDRSHLDRYIHCLELMIHGCVYSHAECIRYSTESKHIEPIFGKGFIEDLRMDAGIEMSRALSRTKRPGPT, from the coding sequence ATGGTGACCCAGCCTGCAGCGATCGAATTCCGCTTCCCATTTCCACGCGATCTCAGTCCCGACATCGAGCGGGCTCAACGTCATAGTGTCGCGTGGGCCCGCGAAATGGGATTGGCCACCACCGACGCCGCGCTGAAATGGTTGGAGGCGTGGAACTGGGGACGCCTCACGGGACACTGCCTGCCCACCGCTCGGGGGGAGGACCTCGACTTGGCCACTGATTGGATGACGTGGGGTTTCCTCTACGACGATCAATTCGCCGGGCCTCTCGGAAACCGCCCGGACATGGTCGCACGAATCACCGAGAGCATGATCGGTGTGCTCTATCCGACCCCGAATACGGAAAAACGGGCCCAACACGCGGCCGCACACGGGATTGCCAACATTCTCGAACGGCTTACCCCGAAAATGTCCGCGCCCTGGATGGCGCGATTTCGCAATCATTTGAAATGGTTCTTCATCGGTGTACTCCGCATGACCACCTACCGCGATCGCCTCGAGGGCATCGATACCCAAACGGCATTCGAGATCCGTCGGTTCGACATTGGCATGGACGCCGTGCTCGATCTCATCGAGGTCGCGGAAGGGGTCGAGCTGCCCGAGGCTTTGTTCGGGACTCGGCAGATTCAGACGTTGCGGCAAGGTGTCGTGGACATCGTCATTCTGCAGAACGACGTGTTTTCCCTTCCGAAAGACCGACGGCAGCAAGAGGTCAACGTCGTCCTCGCGATCGAGCGCTCGGAGGGACGCACCCCGGAGCAAGCCTTGGAAAGGGCCGCCGCCCTGGTCGAGGAAAAGGTTCAGCAATTCCTCTCCGTCAAAGCGGAAATGCCGGCGCTGTACGATACCCTCGGGCTTCCGGAGCACGATCGGTCGCACCTCGATCGGTATATCCACTGTCTGGAGCTCATGATTCATGGGTGCGTGTATTCCCATGCGGAATGCATTCGGTACTCGACGGAGTCGAAACACATCGAGCCTATTTTCGGCAAAGGATTCATCGAAGATCTGCGCATGGACGCGGGCATCGAGATGTCACGCGCCCTCTCTCGAACCAAGCGCCCGGGGCCGACGTGA
- a CDS encoding cytochrome P450 — protein MNNVISSPILAAEAPGGLPLFGHGLRLLRDPLAYLQSLRALGDVVQIRIGPSPLFVVTSSELIHQVLVTNARSFERGRVFDKATGAIGKGVIVSNGDFHRQQRSMLQPGFHRERIRGYMDTMRQQAIAQMAGWSSGSRISLREQMHRLALNTVTRTLFGANTRESTAAEIGAYIDAANAWVSRNTLFPGRFFEMLPTPSNRDFARKRARFEAIIGSFIESRRADENDRGDLLSALLSAQDADTGKAMSDEQLRIEIAGLFVAGSETTATSMTWLFHELGANPQVEAQLHAEIDAVLDGRPVTGEDLPRLPYLQRVVSETLRRYPVAWLLMRRAIHAIDLGGTHLPAGAEVLVSPLMFHRDPSIYPDPLRFDPERWHPERAKELQRHAFTPFGDGKHKCIGDVFARTEMLIAVATIASAWRLVPVPGHRVREVPRAVLRPNRVLMTTVSRGRASQAN, from the coding sequence ATGAATAACGTCATATCGTCGCCCATCCTCGCCGCCGAGGCGCCGGGTGGACTGCCTCTGTTCGGCCATGGTCTCCGGCTGCTGCGCGATCCTCTCGCGTATTTGCAGTCGTTGCGCGCCCTCGGGGACGTGGTCCAGATCCGGATCGGACCCTCTCCTTTGTTCGTGGTCACCTCCTCGGAGCTGATTCACCAAGTATTGGTCACGAACGCCCGAAGCTTCGAAAGAGGCCGCGTTTTCGACAAAGCGACAGGGGCCATCGGGAAAGGGGTCATCGTTTCCAATGGCGATTTCCATCGGCAGCAACGAAGCATGCTGCAGCCGGGATTTCATCGCGAACGCATTCGTGGCTACATGGATACGATGCGCCAGCAAGCCATCGCACAGATGGCCGGTTGGTCGTCCGGGTCGCGCATTTCCTTGCGCGAACAGATGCACCGTCTGGCCCTCAACACGGTGACGCGAACCCTTTTCGGCGCGAATACCCGTGAAAGTACGGCTGCGGAGATTGGTGCCTACATCGATGCAGCCAATGCGTGGGTCAGTCGCAATACACTATTTCCCGGGCGCTTCTTCGAAATGCTCCCCACGCCGAGCAATCGAGATTTCGCGCGAAAACGAGCACGATTCGAAGCCATCATCGGATCTTTCATCGAGTCCAGGCGTGCGGACGAAAATGACCGTGGCGATCTGCTGTCGGCCCTCCTCTCCGCTCAAGACGCGGACACCGGAAAAGCCATGAGTGACGAGCAGCTCCGCATCGAGATCGCGGGTCTGTTCGTCGCCGGATCGGAAACCACGGCAACGTCGATGACGTGGCTCTTTCACGAATTGGGCGCAAATCCCCAAGTGGAAGCGCAACTCCACGCCGAAATCGACGCCGTGCTCGACGGCCGACCCGTCACCGGGGAAGACCTGCCGCGTCTGCCGTACCTGCAACGCGTCGTTTCCGAAACGCTGCGCCGCTATCCCGTCGCCTGGCTGCTCATGCGGCGCGCCATCCATGCGATCGATTTGGGCGGCACGCACCTGCCCGCGGGGGCGGAGGTTCTCGTCAGCCCGCTCATGTTCCATCGCGATCCATCGATCTACCCGGATCCCCTGCGTTTCGACCCTGAACGATGGCATCCCGAGCGAGCCAAAGAACTGCAGCGCCATGCCTTCACGCCCTTCGGGGACGGGAAGCACAAGTGCATTGGCGACGTGTTTGCCCGCACGGAAATGCTGATTGCCGTGGCCACCATTGCATCGGCATGGCGACTCGTTCCCGTGCCTGGCCACCGTGTGCGCGAGGTTCCTCGCGCGGTGCTGCGACCCAACCGCGTGCTCATGACCACCGTGTCTCGAGGGCGCGCCAGCCAAGCGAATTAG
- a CDS encoding M28 family peptidase — MRIVPLVVPVVAVSLVGACAQSSPPKAAAPVEATAAARESAPAAAPVPVAAAQPVDEHDPRVALKRRFEGETPMMADLSELCDNIGGRITGSPAANRAVKWATQKFRAMGIETVRTEKFRAPFLWLPERAEVLETAPDTFAIDAVASPGTISLPSVEAPLLDVGDGTLEALAKLGPKAAGAFLLLRTHEAKTLDDLFSEYVRTHPLMEAATRAHVAGLIIQSAEPHGLFYEHRMGFGSKPLTPAAVLVSREQGARLARLLQRSQVRLRVKVTNRIGPSFESENVIAEVRGSEVPDEVVILGAHLDSWALGTGAEDNGVNSTLVLDVARALRELKLVPRRTVRFALFTGEEQAMWGSSGYVARHKDEMAKHVASITFDLGSGRTSGFVLNGRPELRAPVREALSVFPEFTADSHVVDSVFITDSLPFMLSGVSNLVAIQDDKPYLPVFHSSSDVFDNVNAKEAKRNAAIAAVLTWSLANTREALPGQLTRAEVEQILVKTKTVDELKAFQLWDDWQQHRLGFPAEGK, encoded by the coding sequence ATGCGAATCGTTCCCCTCGTTGTTCCTGTCGTTGCCGTAAGCCTCGTCGGAGCGTGCGCACAATCGTCGCCACCGAAAGCTGCTGCACCCGTCGAGGCAACTGCGGCCGCCCGGGAGAGTGCGCCTGCAGCTGCCCCCGTCCCTGTCGCCGCTGCCCAGCCCGTCGACGAACACGATCCGCGCGTGGCGCTGAAACGGCGTTTCGAGGGTGAGACGCCGATGATGGCCGACTTGAGTGAATTGTGCGACAACATTGGCGGACGCATCACCGGGAGTCCCGCCGCCAATCGCGCGGTGAAATGGGCGACGCAAAAGTTCCGGGCCATGGGAATCGAAACCGTGCGCACGGAGAAATTCCGTGCACCCTTCTTGTGGCTGCCAGAACGAGCCGAGGTGCTCGAGACGGCACCGGATACCTTTGCCATCGACGCCGTCGCCTCCCCTGGAACCATCTCGCTGCCGTCGGTCGAGGCGCCGTTGCTCGATGTTGGCGACGGAACACTGGAAGCCCTGGCGAAGCTCGGCCCCAAGGCGGCCGGCGCGTTTCTACTGCTGCGCACCCACGAGGCGAAGACGCTGGACGATCTCTTCTCCGAGTACGTCCGCACGCATCCGCTCATGGAAGCTGCCACGCGCGCGCACGTCGCCGGATTGATCATCCAGTCCGCCGAGCCGCACGGGCTTTTCTACGAGCATCGAATGGGATTCGGTTCGAAGCCGCTGACACCGGCGGCGGTCCTCGTATCCCGCGAACAGGGCGCGCGTCTTGCGCGCTTGCTCCAGCGATCGCAAGTTCGATTGCGGGTCAAAGTGACCAATCGCATCGGGCCTAGTTTCGAGTCCGAAAACGTCATCGCCGAGGTGCGCGGCTCCGAGGTGCCGGACGAAGTGGTCATTCTCGGGGCGCACCTCGATAGCTGGGCGCTCGGCACCGGCGCAGAAGACAATGGGGTCAATTCTACTTTGGTGCTCGACGTCGCACGCGCATTGCGCGAATTGAAGCTCGTCCCCCGCCGCACGGTCCGCTTTGCCCTTTTTACCGGCGAAGAGCAAGCGATGTGGGGCTCTTCGGGCTACGTCGCCCGCCACAAGGACGAAATGGCCAAGCACGTCGCCTCGATCACATTCGACTTGGGTTCCGGCCGCACCTCCGGTTTCGTGCTGAACGGCCGCCCGGAGCTACGCGCACCGGTGCGCGAAGCGCTGTCCGTCTTCCCCGAATTCACGGCCGATTCACATGTCGTGGACAGTGTCTTCATTACCGACAGCTTGCCATTCATGCTGAGCGGAGTTTCCAATCTCGTCGCCATTCAGGACGACAAGCCGTACTTGCCCGTCTTTCATTCATCATCCGACGTATTCGACAACGTCAACGCCAAAGAAGCCAAACGCAACGCCGCCATCGCCGCCGTGTTGACCTGGTCGCTCGCCAACACGCGCGAAGCGCTCCCCGGACAACTAACGCGCGCCGAGGTGGAGCAAATTCTCGTGAAGACGAAAACGGTCGACGAATTGAAGGCCTTCCAGCTCTGGGACGATTGGCAACAACACCGCCTCGGGTTTCCCGCCGAGGGAAAGTAG